The DNA region TAAACAACATAAAGCAGGAGCGGGGAGATAGAAGCGTCCCTCCACACAGCTGGAAGGGGGCGCCCGTGTAGACACAAGCGCTCAGCCACAGGATTGGAGGCTGCTGGTGCTGCAAACCGTGGCAGCAGTTTTTAGGGCAAGGCAGGCGATTCCCCAGCCGCGGGAGTTTGCTGCCCGGGGAGGCCCGTGCTCCGcggccctgggggaagggagctcCCGGGGGGTGGCCAGCCCGGTCCGGGCACTTACTTGGTTTTCGAGGCGAATTTCTTGAGCAGGTTCTTGGAGCCGCAGAGGGCGGCGGACCCGTGCAGGGCCCGGCCCCAGGGGCGGCCGGGCAGCAGAGCGCCCGCGCCCGCCTCCGCCCAGCGCCGCTCGCAGCGCTCGCCGTCGGCCCGCTGGGTGCACATCGCTCGGAACTGGCGCCATCGGTGGCCCCGGACCGGACCGCGAGCCCCACATGCGTGCCGCGAGCCGCGCGCTGCTCCGGGCCcgggggaggagcagcagccgGGCCTCCCTGCGCCGCGCCCCTAGCGGGCACGCGCGGCACcgtcccggccctgcccctgaCACGCTGGAGCCGGGGAGCTGCGCGCTCCTCCTCGTTAGCTGCTGTGGAAATGCCGCCCGGTGAGGCGCTTACAGCTTAGGCCACTTTCTGCCGCTGCTGGAGACTCAGCTGCACTCGCCCAGGAGAGGCGCCGCCGCCCTCCCGTGCACTAATAACAGGTCCCGTAGTTCCGGACTTGCCTCTCCTCGCAGGAGCCGTCAGCCCCAGCCGGGTCCCGAGTTGCCCCAGCGGACCTGGCTTCATTCCCAGCTGCCTCCCACCCCTCAGAAAGGGCCGCGGGACTGGCGGGCTCAGCCCACGCTCCACTTTGGCCcaggccaggggcggctctaggtattttgccgccccgagcagggcaggcaggctgccttccagtggcttgcctgcgggaggtgccCGGTGCCGCGGATTCcgcggcagcctgtgggaggtctgccgaagccgcgggaccagcggaccctttgcaggcaagccaccgacgCCCTCGCggggaccggcagagcgccccccgtggctcgCCCCTCAGGCACCTGCTGgcgggctggtgcctggagccgcccctggcccagTCAGTAGGGTTCAAAACAAAAGATGACCCTGGAGAGAGCTGAACTGCTGAGCAGGCTGTTCACTGATCACACTGCACTGAATTCCACCCTACAGCTGGCTGCATTTCTATAGGCCATGGAGGAATCATCATTTCATTGTATCTAATTAGATTTATAGAGTGCTAAAAAGTGTACCTGTCCATCTGTCCCTTTCCCTACACACACACGTGTGGGACTAAAAGGAGGTAAGGGGGCATCAGGTGCCCCTTATTCCCTTGTGCAGGCACTCTGTGGGTCAGGGACAGGAGGCACTGAAGGACTGCTAGGCCATGACTGCTGTGCTGATGATGGACAGGGAGGCATGTGAAATAATAATGCCTTTCCTGGACTTCCCTAAAGGCATCAAACAAGGGAGCTCAGCTAATGCAGAGAGGAAACAATGTTACTGTAGCAAGGGAGAAATTGATTGGGAAGAAGCCCTGCCTCTGTCATAGctcctgtgtgctgctcctggggTGGCACATCACAAGCGCTGTCTCAGAGCTACAGGCAACATTCAGTCTGGCTCTTTATTAAACACATATTGTCTACATTTTGCTTTAGAGTGTAGTTTGTCTTGTAAAAGGCACTAGAATACAGTGACACTTTATTGAAATTCTCATTTCTCGTGCTGTAGAACAGCTTTAAGGGCACAATCAAAATAAAGCACACCCAAAGCTAGACTCAGCCTGTGCCTACTTCTGAATTACTCATTTTTGCTTTAGGGCTCAGGATGAAATAGTCCGTAATTTTTCAGGCAGAATTTCAGTTGTAATtaagttaaaataaaagtaaaccaAACGTGTTACTTTTACATTATGTCTATGTGACAGATTTGAAATAATTACATAGAGTAAATAGGTGTCAAATGACAGTTTATTCTTGTTATCATTAAAGTTTTGCCAAATGCAAGTCACTCTGGGGGATCACTTCATTAGGGATAGGGAGACCATTAAGAGCAGCCAATATGCTTTCAACCATATTCTTCATCACGAGGCAATGAGAATTTGTAGTAGAACATCCAATGTGAGGAGTTATAATAATGTTCTTTAATTTTAACAAAGGATGGTGCCTGGAGGCGGGGcagaaaaaacaatagaaaaagtAGAGATGAGGTTCAGAGCTTTTTTATTGATTCTTTTTATTATAAAGATCTGAGGGGAAACAAGAGTGTTAATAGGTATTTGAAATAATTGCTTGAGTCAAGCATATACAGATTGGAATTAAAGCTGCTGCATGCAGTTTTTATGCAGCAAAACTCCCAAAGAAGTCAGTGTGAGTTTTATTTGTCTAAGGACTGCATGACTGGGCTCTAAGGGCTCTGTCCTGCTTAATATTTACAcacttgagtagtcccattgatttcaatgggaaaatatatacataaaacgTAATGCAACTATTCTCATTTAtatattcacatacacacacttagTTTAAgctatgtgtacacacacacacactcttttatATTTAACTTTTAACCATGTTTTAACTTGGCAGAGGTTCAGGGTATGTCACATCTAAAGCAGCAGCCTTAATAACCCCATTCTGAAGTGCTTCCACCAATGCACCTTGATCAACCACTGAACCTGAGTTAGAACAACAATATTCTTATTGCCATCCCCACTAAATCAAGGAAAACTTGCCTCTGtgctataattttaaaatgaaaatggatttCCAAGTCTTTAAACATGAGTGCTGAGTCTGATGTTTAACAGCAAATTTACAAGCAAggtttttattataaaatattactgatctagatttttaaaatgtgcattgtaTTGATGCTATAGTCAAAGTTTTGCCTGTTTGATGAATTTGGTGCCAGAATGCTAGGCAATCTACATGGGCTATAGCAGGAGTGGCcaccctgagcctgagaaggagccagaatttaacaatgtacattgccagagagccacagtaatacatcagcagcctgCCAACAGTtcgccctgctcccagtgcctcccacccaccagcagccctgccaatcagcacctccccctccctccccgcacctcccgatcagctgttttgtggcatgcaggatgCTCTGGGGTATTGGGTGGAGAAGTGAGGGCATAGCAGGCTGAGAGAAGGGTGCAGGAatgagtggagtgggggcagggcctgtggtagagccaggggttgagcagtgagcatcccttggcacactggaaagttggcgcctgtagctctaGCCCCAGaattggtgcctatacaaggagccacatactAACTTCTgtagagctgcatgtggctccagcaaggccggctccaggccccagctaaggaagcaggtgcttggggtggccagtaCAAAGAGGCAGCACTCGTCCACTATTGGGGAGGCAAGTCCGAGTCTTCGGCGGGAATTTGGCGGCGGGGTCCTCAGTCCGTCTATTCCTCTtcgagctgctgctgaagtgctgccgaagagtAAGAGAGGGAATGAAAGACCCGCTGCTAAACAGCTGCGGAAGAATTGAGCAGcgcaattgagctgctgctgaagtgccgcagattggctttttttttttttttctgcttggggcggcagaaaacctggagccagctctgggcTCCGGAGCCAtaagttggccacccctgggctataggcaatttttgttttaaacttcctGCCTTTAGAAGAGTAGGTTGTGAGGTGTCAACTTTTTTATGTTTGTGCAAAGGCAACAGGAGAGTTTAATCTCTCTTTAATCCTAAACTAACAGGAGACAATCTCCTGCTATTGTCCCCAGTTGAACAGAGTACTTGAGTACCTGCACAATTTTAGACACTTGAGTTAATCCCAcacctattcagcaaagcatttacacatgtacttaattttaagcatgtgagtgtcCATTGAAGTTTAATAGTTTAAAAGtttaagcacatttttaaagttatgcatgtgcgtaagtgttttgctgaatcaggtccaCAGACATTTAGAATCTTGACAACCCTGCTATCACAGTTCCCACAGAAAATTTCTGTGTAGGCACTAGTATCaggagttgattttttttccagagaccCTTGCACTGAAAGTAAATTGCAGTGTGGTTGGTAAGCAGTCATTCAGTACCCTACCTCTGCTGATGTTAATGAGAGTAGCAGTGGGCTTTCATCAGTTCTAACTCCTTCTTCCCAAACAGTTTATCTGTCTGAGGTGTCAGCTTCACAACCAGCATCACAAAATCTGACTGCTGGAGCAAGTCTATCTTTTTACAATAAATGGCACCAACAGCCTgttccttttcctcttttctgaaggaaaacaaaGTTCAACTGCTCTTGTAAGTAGAAAATATTGGAGGTTCAAATCTCTATTACGGAAATGGATTTCACCTTCTCactccccttctgccccatctGTGAGATTCAGTTGGCTAGTTACTTGTTTGCAGCTCAGTGTATGACCATGCAGGAGCCCTGTATTTGCAAGGGTATCTGCTTCCCAGGAGGAAGCATCAGGTACACCATGCAGAAATGATTACTTTGGCATCCACTGCAGAGCGGAATGTCAGGTCTGCAAGAGTCATACTGCTAGCCTATTTAGGGAATACCATTGCTGCCTGTTTTGGAGGAGACTATTTACTTTCCTTCTTACATCAAGATGGAAATAGGGACAGCTGCCATTTAAATAACAGGAGGGAAAGAGGTTCAGAAATATAACACAGGAAAAAGTGGCACAGAAAGAAGAACTGAGGGAAACCTATTGGAGGGCTCCTTAATGAGAAAGCTGGTGTCATGAAGCAGAACAATGCAGGCTCAAGTGCCAAAGGAGTCAGGGGAGCAAGAGCAGAGAGAACGAATATAAATgagaacaaatattaaatatatttattggaCTGTTTTTCCTCCTATTGGGATGTTCTGTAACTAAACTCAGTTACAAATATCTCTTAAGGCTCCTTCTGCATTTGTCAATCAGTGGAATTTGTGCTTGATCCATAGCAAGTGATGCTGTTCTCAGACCATCAGTAGTTGGTCTGTCTGATGTCCTATGGCCCAATCTTCTTGGTAAAGTTTCTCAGCTAGGATAtatttactatatgtttgtatagGACCTATCCCAATGGGGCcacaatattaaaatgtaaaagtaatgATGTTGATGATCATGCTTTCTGGTCCTAACATGGATTCCCTCCCAACTCACATGATTTTCACTTGCTTTCAGTGTCTGCAACATAGCAGCAGACATGATGAAAGGagggaaattattattttattattcttctATTATTATAGTGTCAGTCCACAGAGAGCTGGCAGTTCACATGGTGCAACTCTCTTTATATTCAGCTGCTTCTAAGAGGTGAAGGAGCCATGCTAGCTACTTCTGTTTGGGGCCACTGCTACATAACTGCTACAAGAATATTGTTTGATTGGACTATCTTTTATTTCCGCTATCTATTAAGATGTGGTCCACACTATCAAAAGTTTGGAGGATGACTATTGATGTATAAGACCACCGGCCTGGCAGGCAAATTTCTAATCCTTCctgcacatttttaaacaaacctcAGAACAATTCTATGtatttcatcatttaaaaatagaatagcAATAATAAAAAAGGTGCTTAGGAATAAGGCTGCAGGTATCACACCATTATGTCCTGATGCCGCATCCTGAAATTAAGATGAGCTGAATAAACTAATATGACACGTTTGAGACAATGACAGCTACAAGTAATCTTTACCAGCAGTTACAAAATTGATTTTCTAACTGGGATCAGACATACTTTTAACTCTGGATCCTGTTGTGATaaagaattttcatttcaaaagcttTGGCTCTCTTGTCCACCATATACCCAATACTGCCCATTCCAATGATACCAAGAATAGCCCCGGTGACTTCATCTCCCAGCCAGTCAGCAGCAAAATGCTCAGTGTTTGGGGAAACTGCAATCTGACAACCTGAAAAAAGAAATAGCACATAAGGCATGGAATGATGCCAGGCATTCAGATATCCATTTGTGATGGGGTCTGCTTAACCTgcactagcccagacagggttACGCCCATATTATTATCAGCGGAAGTCCTGCCTCCCTAGcagtactgagcatgctccagatTCTCTAGCAGTATAAAGGAAGGAAGCCCAGCTCATTTTGAACTGGAGGCTGCAGGAGAAGGACCTGTCTGGGAAGCCTCTGACTACACCAGGAATTAGAGCCCCCTTGGGCCCACCTGAACCCTGGTGACTGGAGCAGCCACTAGAGGTGACTGGCCCAGATAACCACAGAGAATCTGGTGTCTCATGggggtccccaatgcagacactggtaggaagtgacccagggagggtgacaGAGTGGTACCTCCCGCCTAGGAAACCTCAGTGTGTTTTGGTAGGACCCCCCTGTTGAGTCAGTGGCAAGTTGCTTTGTGACTGttaggccctgggttggggcgtGGTGAAGTTGGGTGGAAGGGAGACATTAGCAAGTAGTTCAGcagaccctcccccaccccaaaccctatCTCTGCCAGTAATATTTTTGCTCAGGAATCCACCAAAGGGCAGGTATTTTCTAGAGATGAGCTCACATCAAGAACTCAGAACGTGAACCCACTCATGCCCAGTACTGGGGATATGTGAACTTCACAGGGTGGAGTCTTCTCTCTAATATTCTCCAGAAAAGATCCCCATGAAAAACCCTAGTTCCCCACTACAAGGGCTTTATTCACTCCTCCAGCTCTTGGCAAATTATTTCAGCACTGATGAGGAGGGAGACAGGATTATCTGGGAGAAATCAGGAGAACTAGTGCTTAGTAGGTGGGTGgaggaattgattttttttctttaaaatgaaatgggATTGTGACATTTAAGATAAGTCACTGCTctctaaatatatttgtttactaCAACCTCATTGGTTGAAGGGAGCCAACAAGAGGTACTACAAAGCTTGCCTGTCGTGACAATTCTACCTCTCAACAATAAGTTGTTCATCATAAGACAGCAACAGCAGACAGGGCAGTGAAAAAAAGGGCATGATGGGTGCTGCACTCCTATCAGCCAGTGAACTGACGGTGTTTAGTTTGCTGGACTGAAGAATGATTTATCACTTattcaaacaaaagaaaagcgCCTTCTTGAAACTACCTGctgcagatacacctctaccccgatataacgctgtccttgggagccaaaaaatcttatcactTTATacgtgaaaccgtgttatatcgaatttgctttgatccaccggagtgcgcagtcccaccccccagagtgctgcttttcTGCGTtctatccaaattcgtgttatattggggtagaggtgtacttcagaGAGCTGCTGGGAAGAGCTTGCCTTTACTAATTTTGTGGTTGATCCACTTCAGAGCTGAGAATCAGGAAGTTAGAATGAATGTGACTCTTAGCAGGGTTCAAGTTTCAAGCCTTGAGGAAAAATTGGAAGGAACAGGGAGCAGCAGTCAGTTGCTGTGCTTCTGTTACACAAGGAGAGCGGAGTGAGGAAGTTTTCTGGGGAAGAAAATCTAGGCTGCTTGCTGACAGTGTGAGAGTACATCTCTTCTGACACTCCCCACTGGGCTCATTGCTGTCTCTACCTCTGGAAGTTAAGGGACATAACTTGAATCATTAGCCAGCTTCACAAAAGTTAGACTCAATATTATCTAAATTATATGACTAGAAGGATAAGAACTTCTTGTTCAAGGGAGgcatgaaaatattaaacataaatATACTCCACAAGTCAAGAAATATTAACCAAACAACACTGCCTTGAGATGCAACCAGTTCCAAATTGGTTTATTAGAGAGGACTGGTTAAGACTTTGTGTCATGACAACATAATTTTGGGTACGCACAAATCTTGGAACTGAATGCTttgcattttttatatatttgcatgAGAGCACCTACTCACAAATAGGGCATGTACAGTCAGTGTCACTCCCAACCAATCAAACTCTCCCAGGACTTGCTATTTGTGCtgtgtttgcatttggaaaacaAAGAACTACACAGAGAAACTGATCCGAACAGTGGGAGGTTGCTGATTAGTCCATGCCAATGGTGGTTTGGAATAATGCCCTCAAAGGATTCCAAGGGTGTGATTACTTTGGCTCTATAGGTGCCGTGCAAGTATGCTGTGTTTGACCAATCcaatcaggggtgaaagtaatttacaggacttaccggtactgctggagtgctgagggggcgtggccttaTCCGGAAGAGCTGCggagggattcaaagggctctgggctgctcacagccatggggagccctgtgccctttaaatcctggccccagctcggccgccagagcagtggccaggattcaaagggctctgggctgcccacagccgcggggagctctgagccctttaaatcccagccgcagccgggattcaaagggctctgagcttcctgcagccatggggagcccCAAGCCATTTaaatcctgcccccagcccagccgccagagccgtggccgggatttaaagggctctgggctgccggattgggccggcttactttcacctctgcatccAACTCTCCTTTTAACTTCTTACTTGAGTTTGGATATCCCTGTCCAAACTGGTTGGAGAAATAGCACTGGAATCCTGAGAACAATCACCATGTTTAAAACTATTTGTTTATTACTAGCACAGTTCTATCAAGTATGGCCAGGGCTTTAGCTGCAGATTGATACAGAATCCATACAGTATGGCTGCATTTCTGGAAAACATCCTATTTATTATAATCAATGCATATATTTTCAGTCACAAAATGTGATCTGCCCTATTTAATGCCAGTAAGGTTTTTCACATGCCAGAACATCAGGGTAATCCAATCTCACATGATACCTTCTGTCAGGTGTAAACAgaaactaaaatgttttgtttctgtcgTCCTATTCATGTGTTTTGGGTATCCCTTAAACTAAATTTGGATCTCATACTCTgaaactttgaaaatgtatttaaactaAAAACTTTTTAACAAGTAAGTCTAAAGCTAACCTGACTTCAGGtctttttagttttttatttacaaaaataaacaaacacaaacaagtgCTTATTGCTTCAACTTCACCTTTTATCTGTTCTACATTGATTGTTTCCAAGTTTGCCTGATGAGCAATAATAGTGATATTTTAATTCTCTGCAGACATATTAACAATGCCTGCTGAGATCAAAGGGCCTATTGTAAGGCCACCTTTCACTGATATAAGGAAGTCTATAAATTTGCCTTTCTAAATTAGAAGGCTTATTAAGAGCTCTTCCAGTAGAAATAATAAGATGTAGTAGGGTAAAAAAATAACCAACCTCCCTTGCCCCCAAAAAACGTCCCTGAAAACTTTCCAAGATTACTTGACAGCTAGAAATCATTGATATTCTATACCTTTCCTGTCCAACCAGCACAACTTCCAAATCTCTGCTTTTTGCACGAAATACCTGTGAACTTTTCAACCATATAGCTGTTTTGCCCTTTAAATGTCAAAGAAGCAGATGAAGGCCAGCAATATGGAAGAGCCAGCAGCCAAAGAgtgatcagatttttttaaagtggaaaaaacAGAACACCTGTCACAGAAGTCAAGTGAGTGGAGGTGCATGTGTGATAGACGTGTGAATAGATTAGGATGGGTATCCAGCAGGTTTTTGGGCACAACTtgaaaacttacttttaaaagtgTTTGCAGTGTACTAGGAGTAGTGAGTTATATTTATTTAGTGAAATACGTGGCTGAAGAAATTAGAGAGTTATCCACTTGACTGCTGTGGTTGGAGTCTTTGAACAGCTAATGCTGAATTCTCTAGCACTCAGAACAATGCATAAAGTGTAATTATCTTGGACAGTCACCGAATAACAACATATACCATTCAAATACCACAGTAATGTGCCTAATATAAATGCCTAGCTAGACAGATAAAATATGGGAGTATTGTACAAGTGCATTAACATGCTCTTATCTATTTGTAAGTACTAGGGTAGTGCTGTGCACAGCCTttaaagttagggtgaccagacttcccgataaaatcgggactgtcctgatttttaggtgtttgtcccacatCCCGATCGATGTTTGGTCATGacacaatttgtcctgatatttcacactcctggtttttttgttttgttttttgttctgctgGTGggactctgcttttttttttttgtttcccctctGCTGGCAGGACTCTGTGACTccgtgtttttttgttttttttttgctgtgctaGCAGGACTCCGTGcccccatgtgtcctgatattttctttatcccatctggtcaccctactttaaGTTCAATGTAAATGATTGCTGGTTTCTATCAAAGACCTTTCTAGGGCTTCTCACACACTGGTACCTGAACCCAAgggataaaatcctggctccatttaagtcagtgggaattgccactgatttcaatgtggtcaggatttcactcatgaTATATTTGCACTGATGTAATAAACAACTAAAACAGAGTAGAATACACTAACACTTTGAAGTAGTACATAGCTGAATTATTTAGATTGTGCATAGACAATATAGGCTCAGAGCAGATTGAAAACAGGCCAAAGTAGTCTTTGATGCTATATGGTAAGGAATACACTATAGAGTTTTTATGAAAGTATAGTAGCATGAAAAAAAAGAGCTTCTTTCTGTGTGATGTAAACCATGATCTGTACTGTAAGCAAAAAATCTGATGAATGAAAACCATTGGTCTAGCATAGGAGTTTGCTCTGATGTCCAAtagtaaaaatatacatttttagcTAAGAGTATTTGTGACAAGATCCCCAGTGTACAaactggaactggggtaccactgtgcTCCCTTAACTCTCTAGCCTGGGCTGTCTTTcccaatgctttgctagtgacgagcagcaaacccctccaggtgctgttatcattcaacacaacagcatgtggagccacacacccagctaaattgcatgaatgatCCCAGAGCGACTCATGAAATCACACAGAGGGAGGCATCAATAAATATCTCCCAAACCCCCATCCTTGCACCTCAGACTATACCCTTTTgtcctggtcagaagcctgacaaGTATACGTTTATAACCCAGTCCGCCCCTCCCTCGATGTGGAGAAGACACACATAGGCCTTTCTAACCTGAACTGAGATCTCCCAAACACTTCAACCAAAGCACACAGTTTTAGgtaaaacataaaacagatttattaactacagatagattttaagtggtaggcataaaaggtcagagatcattaccaaagaaaataaaaggtaggagcacagtctaaatcttaaaccttgtTACACTAGGCAGTATTTAAATCTAGAGTTTTCTCTCCCCACTAGATATttcagttcttaatacacaggcttccCTTtttaagcctgggaccagtctcctcagttgaattctttgtcttcccagcattTTGTTGCTTCCAGCATAGATGGGGGAGGAGATAATCCCTAGCATGATGCCACTGTCCCCTATTTTATATCCTCAATCTGTGTGCCTGGAAGACACTGGCCCAGGCATGCTTGGTGAGCCTTGGTGAATCTCAGAGTTGAGCAgtccccattgtgtggtgcttgtacaactgtcattgaattgtaaatccCTTTTTTTACTATTCCCCTGCTGGTCAATGGCTGGTGACGATCATTCA from Chelonoidis abingdonii isolate Lonesome George chromosome 2, CheloAbing_2.0, whole genome shotgun sequence includes:
- the LOC116837090 gene encoding LOW QUALITY PROTEIN: putative 2-ketogluconate reductase (The sequence of the model RefSeq protein was modified relative to this genomic sequence to represent the inferred CDS: deleted 1 base in 1 codon; substituted 1 base at 1 genomic stop codon); the protein is MLLYFHKNSIVYSLPNLELVASQGSVVWLIFLDLWSCQIAVSPNTEHFAADWLGDEVTGAILGIIGMGSIGYMVDKRAKAFEMKILYHNRIQSXKKEEKEQAVGAIYCKKIDLLQQSDFVMLVVKLTPQTDKLFGKKELELMKPTATLINISRGSVVDQGALVEALQNGVIKAAALDVTYPEPLPRHHPLLKLKNIIITPHIGCSTTNSHCLVMKNMVESILAALNGLPIPNEVIPQSDLHLAKL